Below is a genomic region from Erigeron canadensis isolate Cc75 chromosome 7, C_canadensis_v1, whole genome shotgun sequence.
CACTATTTTCCACTCAaagatcaaaattataagactcgagtccttcatcacctttaatatttcatattttgtgagtataaaacacaatataattgtaactttattagtgtttttattaataatattaagatcaTTGTGTTCGTGATATTTATTTgagtaataaaagaaagaaaaaaatatatatatacggaatatatatgcataaaattatttggggataaaaataaaataaaaaaagaaatcacAAAACCGTTGAATCGGTAAAACCGGACCggcttacatggtttggtttggtccggtttggtttgaAATAAGTTGAAACCGCGAATCCTGATTTGGTTTGAGATTTAATCAAAGGACCAAACCGGACCACGAACACCCCTACTCGTCGCCGCCATCATCACCACTCGCCGCATCACCAcctgtcaccaccaccatcacattCCTTTGAGGGAACAACCTCATATTTACTTCCCCacatattaattattcatttgAGGAAAGAACGAATATGTTATTGGTatgggtaaaaaaaaatttgtttagtTTGCCGATAAAATAtctattgttaatttgttatccATACTTCCATAGTAACATTTTTtgggtgaatttttttttaacaaaaatagaatgaataaaataaaaataaaataaaaatggaaaggaaaaaaaagtttgtCCATTTTGTCACTTATATCTTAAACCATGGTGAATTGGGTCTTCCCCTCCCCACATAGTCCCCTGTAAATGGGAGGGGATCCCCTCAAGTTAGAAGTATATGAGTAAAGTTGGAGAATTattgaccattggattaaaatcaatggttaaaaTTAAGGTTATTCAAACACTGTCAAAACATACATCTCTTGATCTCTACTTGATTCAAGAACCTGAGTAACACTGACCCTATATACCAGTCATCTCTTACACAGATTGCACATATAGTGTATTACATTAGTATACTCAAGAACACAGTTTATGACCTTCATACAACATGAGAAAGTTCATGgacatattacatatatttcacCTTTATATCCCCCGCGACCAAAGTAATTCCTTCGGGAGCTAGCAATATGTTGGATTTTCTGATTCCCCAAATTTGGACAATCTTTAATCCTGTTGTGACACAGTCCTTGACATCGCTTTGCATTAGTTATTCCATCCAGATCTTCCATCGGGTTGTCGTTTAGTTCAACCAAAACAGGCAGAATCTTTTGTTTTCCCTCTTGTAACAAACGTGGCAAGTCAATAAGTATTGAATCAAGTTAAAGGTCACGAGATTGACATTACACCTgacattatttataattaacatTGTGAAAGTCTTGCCATCAGATAAGTTCTATTTGATGCATAgatcaaataataattatattcattttgttGACAGATTTGATGGACATGCTTTAGATCCATAGGCATTACTATGAATTCCATTCAATACGAAGTACATTCTTGGCAGCATCACTTCTGAACTTGGATTTATGGCGATGCCTAAAATCATTTGAATGATCCGActatgcatgtatatatgttatttaaatggttttttttatcacaCATTTTGAACTGtcgatctatatataaaatctgTGATCCATGTCACAACGATATTAGCGTTTTAGCTAGAAAGTAGAAACTATTCTTATTTTGCCTGGAAGTGACGGGATCAAAATCTCcttctaacattttttttactattttaaacATACAATTATATAGTGTTTTAAACGCGTGAGATAACattttaaaggttttttttttttttaatcacataTTATAATGATATTCTCATTGTAGTGGGTGTTTTACTAAACCTGCTATGCTGGGCTCCGGGAGAGTTTACTACAAGatctcgagttcgagccttggtagattctcctcgacggtattttccaataaaggagGTGATATGGTGAGAAAGGCTATTTAAAATCCGCTTAGTGGGGAACCTTTTCAtgtgcgattagcacacatcGTACACGTCTGAGTtaaaattcacttgtaaaaaaaaaaaaaaaaaaacttacaagaaacaaagaaaaatgcTCAGACGACGTGATCGTTTacacttttttagttttttttttgggtgcTTTGGGGTGATCGTTTACATCAACTATAAAACCAACGAGGTGACAACTTTTTGAAGTTATAAAGGCATTGCTTAGAGACTGAAACTGTAATTTACTCGTTTtccattttacatatatatagattgacTACTTGATAGTAGCATAGATTTTGTTCGAACAAAATTAGACTGACTTTCATTAAGTTAAAGAAAAggacaaaaaaaaatggcaaATGATAAAATTCACAGCAAAAATTGCTATGGATACATATACCTCATGCAATAAAAATTTAGCATGGCATCAAGTTTAGTACAGTAATAACTAGTAGTGTAGCACCATTTTAACAAGATGCAACAAACTGTTTTAAAAGCTTTACAGgatccaaaaaaaaagaaaataaagaaacatGCAGCAGAGGCACAACATCTAATATATGCCTAGTTTTTTAGGATCCAAATTTTCAACTTCAAGTAAATTTTGTTATCCGTCTTAAGTTTCTATAAACGGGCTATATTGTAGAAGTTTCATGGACCTCGACGCTTACGGAAACAGAGACAGCTGCGAGGTTGGTCACCCGGGATCATACCTCCACCTTTTGATGTATCGATGGCCTCCAACATTTTCACCACCTCATCCATCTCAGGCCGCTTGTCAGGATTTGCATCCCAACATCGCTTCATTACATTTGCAAGAGAGCTTGGGCAACATCTTGGTATTTCTGGCCTCAAATTCTGCATTTATTTTACCATTTTTAGATTCGTAAGAAAGCATTTAACTAGATAGTAAATATCTGAAATTCCTTCTATGAAGTAATACTGTAATAAAAAATGTTGCCAGCCAATAAGTATACGGGCAAAGGCCACATAAAAAAATGGTACAGTTGTTCAGATATCTATATTAAGAAGTATCAAATTACGCGtttctaattatttaataaataataatatgggTCATACCTGGCGAACGACAGCTGAAGTGACTTCTGAGAAACTAAGATCGGGATATGGCATATCACAACAATATATTTCCCATAAACATATGCCAAAACTGTAAACGTCACATTTCCTATTGTAAGGGTTACCATTGAGAACctgcaacatttttttattcaaaaaaagattgtaaaaaaatagaaaatagaaaaaaagtaCACTCAAAGGCAATACAAGCATATTTGGGTATGACAATATTAATCAAGCACATACCTCAGGGGCCATATATCCAAGAGTTCCGGTTTCACCCGTCATGTCATTAGGGTTAGAGGCTTCAACGCGGGCAACTCCAAAATCAGCTATTTTAACAGTCCTATTTTTGTCCAGTAGCATATTTTCAGTTTTTACGTCTCTGTGTACGATTTTTTCAGTGTGCAGGTAGCTTAATCTAGTATAGAGAAATCATTAAATATGAGAATTAGTAAGGAATGAGTAGATTATAAAGAAACATCTAAGGATACACTTTGGCATCTAAAAGTCAAACGGTCTCATTTCTACTTCTAAATTCACGTGGATCCTTAAGTAATTATATAGATATCGATAACAACATCAAACATTCAAACACCACAAAGTatactttaaaaagaaaactgtTGGTGTTAAAACCGTTTCAAGATCCAATCTATAGCTGAATAAAGCTTTTTAGACCTTGAAGTCAACTATTCTCAACATGTACCTATTTTAGAAGAAATGAAGTACAAGATGAATACCCTCTTGCAAGATCGAGTGCCATTTGGACCACAACTTTAAAAGCCAGTTTCTTTCTTCTGTTTTTTATAAGGTAATTCTTCAAAGCACCCCCAGGAAGATATTCCACAACGACACAACAAATGTTACTTGGCATGCCAATTTGACCGTTTTCAGTTTGCACATTAAGCTCTGAAGAACCCATTGTTGCACCAATAAACTGCATAAGTGGATGAATAATAGTTAGCTCTAGCAAAACGGGTGGGTCCGGTATGGAATATAAATCGACCCTTTTTCATACAAAGGAGTTACAACTGCCGACTCCGGTCAGCATAACTACACGAATAGCTACATGTCCATCGAATACAGCTCACATATGCTGACATTTACACTTGTTTTAACCACCATAATCTAAAAATCGTAAATAATTAATGAAGCCATGTGAGGAACTTGGTAAGATAACCTAGAAAGTCATGACTTGATTTAATCTAATGCTACCGGATTATAGTCGaattcagaaatatgtactttAATATTGCAACAATTATTAAATGGATCTTGCgccattataaaaaaaaaatcataactaatAGTTAGAGGGGAGATAGAATCATAAAATCGTTGACCACTTGATTTTGTAAAGTGCATGAACAACGTAGAGTATACGTcagaaaaaactcaaaaagggGATCTTTTCGTCCCAAGTCAATATTATCAAATAGTTGTAGAATCCACAAGAGGTAAGTATTGAAAtatttcatcaaaaataaatatcagTTTAAATGAGACATACATAAAAGGAAAGTGGTATGACGTTCAAAAGATGGTGGGgtagaagaaaagaaaacatgtGTTTGGGCTTACGTGTACGGTTAAACCACGGAAGCCCCTGAAATTGACCAAATTAATAAATGATGCTATGATTGCTATCAATAATAGAATCACCATTCTTTGGAGGCCTATGATTGACACATTATTCTAACAAATAGTATTGGTATTCGGAAACCTCGTCTTATGTTAATGGTAATTAAGTGCACCTAAAAGAGGCATACAAAGTACATGAATATTCGTCTCTATATAACAACCAACAAT
It encodes:
- the LOC122607642 gene encoding serine/threonine-protein kinase STY13-like isoform X1; the protein is MKDNNNNSNNNDGGFVRADQIDLKTLDEQLERHLSRAWTMEKNKNKKQQENPEFEESVTPAVTAGGGGGTKKKEQSPPPRQEWEIDPSKLLIKGILARGTFGTVHRGIYDTIDVAVKLLDWGEEGHRTEAEIQSLRAAFTQEVAVWHKLEHPNVTKFIGATMGSSELNVQTENGQIGMPSNICCVVVEYLPGGALKNYLIKNRRKKLAFKVVVQMALDLARGLSYLHTEKIVHRDVKTENMLLDKNRTVKIADFGVARVEASNPNDMTGETGTLGYMAPEVLNGNPYNRKCDVYSFGICLWEIYCCDMPYPDLSFSEVTSAVVRQNLRPEIPRCCPSSLANVMKRCWDANPDKRPEMDEVVKMLEAIDTSKGGGMIPGDQPRSCLCFRKRRGP
- the LOC122607642 gene encoding serine/threonine-protein kinase STY13-like isoform X2, which translates into the protein MKDNNNNSNNNDGGFVRADQIDLKTLDEQLERHLSRAWTMEKNKNKKQQENPEFEESVTPAVTAGGGGGTKKKEQSPPPRQEWEIDPSKLLIKGILARGTFGTVHRGIYDTIDVAVKLLDWGEEGHRTEAEIQSLRAAFTQEVAVWHKLEHPNVTKFIGATMGSSELNVQTENGQIGMPSNICCVVVEYLPGGALKNYLIKNRRKKLAFKVVVQMALDLARGTVKIADFGVARVEASNPNDMTGETGTLGYMAPEVLNGNPYNRKCDVYSFGICLWEIYCCDMPYPDLSFSEVTSAVVRQNLRPEIPRCCPSSLANVMKRCWDANPDKRPEMDEVVKMLEAIDTSKGGGMIPGDQPRSCLCFRKRRGP